In the Exiguobacterium aurantiacum genome, one interval contains:
- the tet(L) gene encoding tetracycline efflux MFS transporter Tet(L): MNTSYSQSNLRHNQILIWLCVLSFFSVLNEMVLNVSLPDIANDFNKSPASTNWVNTAFMLTFSIGTALYGKLSDQLGIKRLLLFGIIINCFGSVIGFVGHSFFPILILARFIQGAGAAAFPALVMVVVARYIPKENRGKAFGLIGSIVAMGEGIGPAIGGMIAHFIHWSYLLLIPMMTIITVPFLIKLLKKEVRIKGHFDIVGIILMSVGIVFFMLFTTSYNISFLIISILSFLIFVKHIRKVTEPFVEPALGKNISFIIGVLCGGLIFGTVAGFISMVPYMMKDVHQLSTAAIGSVIIFPGTMSVIIFGYIGGLLVDRKGPLYVLTIGVTFLSVSFLIAAFFLEVTPWLLTIILVFVFGGLSFTKTVISTIVSSSLKQKEAGAGMSLLNFTSFLSEGIGIAIVGGLLSVRLLNQKLLPMDLDQSTYLYSNMLFLFTGVVVTSWLITLNVYKRRQIQFKS; this comes from the coding sequence GTGAATACGTCTTATTCACAATCAAATTTACGACACAACCAAATTTTAATTTGGCTTTGCGTTCTATCTTTTTTTAGCGTATTAAATGAAATGGTTTTGAACGTCTCATTACCTGATATTGCAAATGATTTTAATAAATCACCGGCGAGTACAAACTGGGTGAACACAGCCTTTATGTTAACCTTTTCTATTGGAACAGCTCTATATGGAAAGCTATCTGATCAGCTAGGCATTAAAAGGTTACTCCTATTTGGGATTATAATAAATTGCTTCGGATCGGTAATTGGGTTTGTTGGACATTCTTTTTTTCCCATACTTATTCTGGCTCGATTTATTCAAGGAGCTGGTGCAGCTGCATTTCCAGCACTCGTGATGGTTGTAGTTGCGCGCTATATTCCAAAGGAAAATAGGGGTAAAGCGTTTGGTCTTATTGGCTCCATAGTAGCTATGGGAGAAGGTATCGGTCCAGCTATTGGTGGAATGATAGCTCATTTTATCCATTGGTCTTATCTTCTGCTCATTCCAATGATGACAATTATCACTGTTCCGTTCCTTATTAAATTGTTGAAAAAAGAAGTAAGGATAAAAGGTCATTTTGATATTGTAGGAATTATACTAATGTCAGTGGGCATTGTATTTTTTATGCTGTTTACAACATCTTATAACATTTCTTTTCTGATCATCAGTATTCTGTCATTCCTGATATTTGTAAAACATATTAGGAAAGTAACAGAACCTTTTGTTGAACCTGCACTGGGGAAAAATATTTCTTTTATAATTGGTGTCCTTTGTGGAGGACTTATATTTGGTACAGTAGCAGGGTTTATCTCTATGGTTCCTTACATGATGAAAGATGTACATCAACTAAGTACTGCTGCAATTGGCAGTGTGATTATTTTCCCTGGAACAATGAGCGTTATTATCTTCGGTTACATTGGTGGATTACTTGTTGATAGAAAAGGTCCATTGTACGTGTTAACCATTGGAGTTACATTTCTTTCCGTTAGCTTTTTAATTGCTGCCTTTTTTTTAGAAGTAACACCATGGTTACTGACAATTATATTAGTTTTTGTTTTTGGTGGGCTGTCATTCACCAAAACAGTTATATCTACAATTGTTTCAAGTAGTTTGAAACAAAAGGAAGCTGGTGCCGGAATGAGTTTGCTTAATTTTACCAGTTTTTTATCAGAGGGAATAGGTATTGCAATTGTTGGTGGTTTATTATCTGTACGCTTACTGAATCAGAAGTTGCTACCTATGGACCTTGATCAATCCACTTATTTGTATAGTAATATGCTATTCCTTTTTACAGGAGTCGTTGTCACTAGTTGGCTGATCACCTTGAATGTATATAAACGAAGACAAATTCAATTTAAAAGTTGA
- a CDS encoding integrase: MNIITCVSCERKLNTSEINKKATVCHNCLSKARVERIQTEDFLKENFTKTWSATLFKKYIMYLKELGIGVETIRKNSSKVLRFLQAAEKELLSPSDINEGWLISTLEKTPNSKRIKLSLFNFFIKIGYLSVNADEGILTSIREVLKQVPKGFIRLLEIYFNEKMELRNRQVKFNARNPLSLLTVKADIVVFVRLVRWLQINCKHIESWDTVQQEDVHEFLLTLTPKNREIVRKDLLVLFKLAKRKRLITHIPILDIKSRELPPTIEPLTFFEQVNVAKLVKSRLYEQPLECLLTVLSFYHGLSSSHISNIKISDVKVEMKAIFLNDRPPVYLSDDELVLINEYVKQRSNNRNAKNKIYLILSSSSSGVYQDRPINNQFIARKVKAFCGFTPKSLRITCFNMIASNFGPQILVEGFGLSLTQASRYGKLEDYLIEESISHQRALLHNEQKN, translated from the coding sequence ATGAACATTATTACATGTGTATCTTGTGAAAGAAAACTAAATACATCAGAAATTAATAAGAAAGCAACCGTCTGTCATAATTGTTTGAGTAAAGCTCGTGTAGAGAGAATCCAAACCGAAGATTTTCTTAAAGAAAATTTCACAAAAACATGGAGTGCAACACTATTTAAAAAATATATTATGTATTTAAAAGAACTAGGTATTGGTGTAGAAACAATTCGTAAGAATAGTAGTAAGGTGTTACGGTTTTTACAAGCAGCTGAAAAAGAGCTTTTAAGCCCTTCTGATATTAATGAAGGATGGCTGATATCTACATTAGAAAAGACCCCTAATTCCAAGAGAATAAAATTAAGTCTATTTAATTTTTTTATTAAAATAGGTTATTTAAGTGTTAACGCAGATGAGGGTATTCTCACTAGTATTAGAGAGGTTTTAAAGCAAGTTCCTAAAGGATTTATTCGTCTCTTGGAGATATATTTCAACGAAAAAATGGAACTTAGGAATAGACAAGTAAAATTTAACGCGAGAAACCCATTATCCCTATTAACAGTAAAGGCGGACATAGTAGTCTTTGTTAGATTAGTCCGATGGCTTCAAATTAACTGTAAGCATATAGAATCCTGGGATACTGTTCAACAAGAAGATGTTCATGAATTTCTTTTAACTTTAACTCCTAAGAATCGTGAGATTGTGAGAAAAGATTTATTAGTTCTGTTTAAGTTAGCCAAAAGAAAAAGGCTAATAACTCATATACCAATCTTGGATATAAAATCTAGAGAGCTTCCTCCAACTATCGAGCCATTAACCTTTTTTGAGCAAGTAAATGTGGCTAAATTAGTTAAAAGTAGACTTTACGAACAACCCTTAGAGTGTTTATTGACTGTGCTATCTTTTTATCATGGGCTATCTTCATCACATATTAGTAATATAAAAATAAGTGATGTAAAGGTTGAAATGAAGGCGATTTTCCTCAACGATAGACCACCAGTTTATCTATCTGATGATGAACTGGTATTAATAAATGAATATGTTAAACAGAGATCGAATAATAGAAACGCAAAGAATAAGATTTATTTAATTCTAAGTTCAAGTTCATCAGGGGTATATCAGGATCGTCCAATCAATAATCAATTCATAGCAAGAAAAGTAAAGGCCTTTTGTGGTTTTACACCTAAATCTCTTAGAATTACTTGTTTTAATATGATAGCAAGTAACTTTGGACCACAAATACTTGTAGAAGGGTTTGGTCTATCACTTACACAGGCTTCAAGATATGGGAAGTTAGAGGATTATCTTATAGAGGAAAGTATAAGTCATCAAAGAGCACTTCTTCATAACGAACAAAAGAATTAA
- a CDS encoding helix-turn-helix domain-containing protein: MADIGIWSGAELGRLLEDKAGYKLSPPSISALLTNEPKQVKTQTMDALCTALECTPNDLWKHTPTPVKKLEKPTNNKLAKAVNESISEDKLPPI, encoded by the coding sequence ATGGCTGATATTGGAATATGGTCTGGAGCTGAATTAGGTAGGCTTTTGGAGGATAAGGCAGGCTATAAACTATCTCCTCCCTCAATAAGCGCTTTATTAACTAATGAACCTAAGCAAGTAAAGACTCAAACAATGGATGCGCTTTGTACCGCATTAGAATGTACTCCAAATGATTTATGGAAACACACTCCTACACCAGTGAAAAAACTTGAAAAACCAACGAATAACAAGTTGGCGAAGGCGGTTAATGAATCTATTTCTGAAGATAAGCTTCCACCAATATAG
- a CDS encoding tyrosine-type recombinase/integrase, with translation MGKQPFLSVISNKQELIFSTYEESREYQAKLIGLWEQQQRVLGYTEHTIALGTKCLNEFLDVSNKFIWEVTMSDADKFYLGLVGRGLAYSTRRKYQSTISTLLEYLKTRHGHEIWERYKVQVPNLLDKFNRYYHRKDDHNGQVIPPKPELLDRFWNGMKEEMKTARKYSTVARDYTLFRMLELTGLRTHEIIMMDVKDCRFDLGEKGKLHVRFGKGSKGSGFKRRWVPMLDDVEILLKWYLERIRPLFTNETEGPLFLSEGGVRLNKHTARKSLARRQEKMGFTKEEIFSPHQLRHSFATRQTELGVDLLTLKELLGHADVATTFNYSNPGSDHLEKRVRMAQEKWRNQLLNFNKKGE, from the coding sequence ATGGGGAAGCAACCTTTTCTATCTGTTATCAGTAATAAACAAGAATTAATTTTTTCAACATATGAAGAATCGAGAGAATACCAAGCAAAGTTAATAGGATTGTGGGAACAGCAACAGCGTGTTCTAGGATATACAGAGCACACTATAGCACTAGGAACAAAATGCTTGAATGAGTTCTTAGATGTGTCAAATAAGTTCATATGGGAAGTTACAATGTCTGATGCAGATAAATTTTATTTGGGCTTGGTTGGAAGAGGATTAGCCTATTCAACTAGGAGGAAATATCAATCCACTATTTCTACATTATTAGAATATCTAAAGACAAGGCATGGTCATGAAATATGGGAGAGGTATAAAGTACAAGTACCTAACTTATTAGATAAATTTAACCGTTACTACCATAGAAAAGATGATCATAATGGTCAAGTAATACCTCCAAAACCTGAATTACTTGATAGGTTTTGGAATGGTATGAAAGAAGAAATGAAAACAGCAAGAAAATACTCTACTGTAGCGAGGGACTATACTCTTTTTAGGATGTTAGAATTAACAGGGTTAAGAACTCATGAAATAATCATGATGGATGTAAAAGACTGTAGGTTTGACTTGGGGGAAAAAGGTAAACTCCATGTTCGCTTTGGAAAAGGGTCTAAAGGGTCAGGATTTAAGCGAAGGTGGGTACCAATGTTGGATGATGTAGAAATACTCCTAAAATGGTACTTAGAAAGGATCAGACCTCTTTTCACTAACGAAACTGAAGGGCCTTTATTCTTATCTGAAGGTGGAGTAAGGCTGAATAAACATACAGCTAGAAAGAGTTTAGCGAGAAGGCAAGAAAAGATGGGTTTTACTAAAGAGGAGATTTTCAGTCCTCATCAATTACGTCATTCATTCGCTACTCGTCAGACAGAACTAGGCGTTGACTTATTAACGCTAAAGGAACTATTAGGTCACGCAGATGTCGCAACTACATTTAATTACTCTAATCCTGGTTCAGATCATTTGGAGAAAAGAGTGAGGATGGCTCAAGAAAAATGGCGAAATCAATTATTAAACTTTAATAAAAAGGGTGAATGA
- a CDS encoding JAB domain-containing protein, with product MELTSIIEVIRIKQEIREEMVALEHAIIQSPDSARQIGSSFIGDDDREVFLVIMLNTKNRVIGVHRAHVGSVNSSVVHPREVFKCAILNNASCLIVCHQHRRMDMFLFY from the coding sequence ATGGAACTTACATCCATCATCGAGGTCATTCGTATCAAACAAGAGATTCGCGAGGAGATGGTCGCTCTCGAGCACGCCATCATCCAATCACCGGACAGTGCCCGACAAATCGGTTCCTCGTTCATCGGGGACGACGACCGTGAAGTGTTCCTCGTCATCATGCTGAACACGAAGAACCGGGTCATCGGCGTCCACCGGGCGCATGTCGGGAGCGTCAACTCGAGCGTCGTCCACCCACGGGAAGTCTTCAAATGCGCCATCTTGAACAATGCCTCGTGCCTCATCGTCTGTCATCAACACCGGAGAATGGATATGTTTCTTTTTTATTAA
- a CDS encoding YolD-like family protein: MTMYRDRGELKWIPFLMPEHKALLTKYYKEIQKIEMPDVDEQVLSVYENVLNDAIFSGDLVEVKYVEERKLKRFKGFVHRTNYMERTVELANQRDGIIHVPFEAIIHVERSMD, encoded by the coding sequence ATGACGATGTATCGTGACCGGGGTGAGTTGAAATGGATACCATTCCTCATGCCCGAGCATAAGGCACTGCTGACGAAATACTATAAGGAAATCCAAAAGATCGAGATGCCTGATGTCGACGAACAGGTCCTCTCGGTCTATGAGAATGTGTTGAATGACGCGATTTTCAGTGGGGATCTGGTAGAGGTGAAATATGTGGAGGAGCGCAAGTTGAAACGATTCAAGGGTTTCGTGCACCGGACGAACTACATGGAGCGGACCGTCGAACTCGCCAATCAGCGGGACGGTATCATCCATGTACCATTCGAGGCAATTATCCATGTGGAACGGTCAATGGACTAA
- a CDS encoding type I restriction endonuclease subunit R, whose product MIFTEANSVQNYIKNLLIEQGWTFMPPSQLKRENQDVFLESILIDYLKRLNPEIQANEDYAEQVLYKLRSLYVSAKHTGLVKSNERFMEWLRGNLTMPFGENGQHVTIRLLNFTEPEKNSFIVTTELSNNGTREDLILFINGLPVSIGECKTPFRPAVTWVDGALQILKYEEKTPELFVSNIFNFSTDGKEFKYATISTPLEHWASWRDFELKMVNLNSLEFAINELFNPENFLDILQHFIIFSTSNTNQKRIKVICRVQQYDAVNMIVQRVRDGVLKQGLVWHFQGSGKSLLMLFAALKLRNDPKLKSPTVLIVVDRKDLDSQITGTFTAADVPNMVKGSTIKALEKLLVQDTRKIIVTTIFRFKDVTTVLNERENIIVLVDEAHRTQEGDLGLRMRKALPNANFFGLTGTPINKRDRNTFAAFGAVEDEEGYMSKYGFEDSIKDGATNSLKFESRLVQLHIDKEAMKEEFDQLTDTLDELERKELIKRSGKFSSLIQTPERIKAICKDIAEHFETVVEPQGFKAMIVCNDRESCLRYKEQLDQFLDAEKSTIVMTVKPGEPDEYQKYNRSTEEEKKLLDEHFKKPNDPLKILIVTAKLLTGFDAPILQTMYLDKAMKEHTLLQAICRTNRLYPKKEFGLIVDYIGVFDDVGKSLNFDLSSMKKVVSNIEQYKAEIPRSLLRCLNFFSKADRTKEGFEGIIEAQECLPSNELRDAFGAEFSYLAKLWESVSPDEALNDFIQDFRWLSYVYESIQPSNGQGALIWHTLGPKTLDIINRNVHVKEIEKDLEELVLDAEILENVETKTKDIKEIEYKVAKRIRDNMNHSKRFKELGEKLEEIRQRYESRITDSIRFLKELLEIAKQVLEEEKKLITTERVRTGKSALTDLFEDVKSKNTQIIVERVVEDIDKVVTIVRFDGWQTTIAGERAVKKALRKALSKYQLHKDIELYEKAYEYIRQYY is encoded by the coding sequence ATGATATTCACTGAGGCTAATAGTGTCCAGAACTATATAAAGAATTTACTCATAGAACAAGGGTGGACTTTCATGCCACCCTCTCAATTAAAGAGAGAAAACCAAGATGTTTTTCTAGAAAGTATCTTGATTGATTATTTAAAAAGACTTAATCCAGAAATTCAGGCTAATGAAGATTATGCAGAACAAGTTCTATATAAGCTAAGATCTCTTTATGTCAGTGCAAAACACACCGGTCTCGTTAAGAGTAATGAACGGTTCATGGAATGGCTACGTGGAAATCTTACTATGCCGTTTGGAGAAAACGGCCAACATGTAACGATTCGCCTACTTAACTTCACTGAACCAGAAAAAAATTCTTTTATTGTCACCACTGAACTATCTAATAATGGCACTAGAGAAGATCTCATTTTATTTATTAATGGACTTCCCGTTTCTATCGGGGAATGCAAAACGCCATTTAGACCGGCCGTCACTTGGGTAGATGGGGCGTTGCAAATATTAAAGTATGAAGAAAAAACGCCAGAACTTTTCGTTTCAAATATTTTCAATTTTTCGACTGATGGCAAAGAGTTTAAATACGCAACCATTTCAACGCCTTTGGAACACTGGGCAAGCTGGAGAGACTTCGAACTAAAAATGGTAAATTTAAATAGTTTGGAGTTTGCTATTAATGAATTGTTTAATCCGGAAAACTTTTTGGATATCTTGCAACATTTCATTATTTTTAGTACAAGTAACACGAATCAGAAAAGAATAAAAGTTATATGCAGAGTCCAACAATACGATGCTGTTAATATGATTGTTCAGCGTGTCCGGGATGGCGTCTTAAAACAAGGGCTTGTCTGGCATTTTCAAGGGTCTGGGAAATCTTTGTTGATGCTATTTGCTGCATTAAAACTGCGCAATGATCCAAAGCTAAAAAGTCCAACGGTTTTAATAGTTGTAGACCGAAAAGATTTAGACAGTCAAATTACCGGAACTTTTACAGCAGCTGATGTCCCAAACATGGTAAAAGGTTCTACCATAAAAGCACTCGAAAAGTTATTGGTTCAAGATACTCGAAAAATCATTGTGACAACTATCTTCCGATTTAAAGATGTTACAACTGTCTTAAATGAACGAGAAAACATTATTGTCTTAGTGGATGAAGCCCATCGAACGCAAGAAGGCGATTTAGGTCTTCGGATGCGAAAAGCCTTACCAAACGCTAACTTTTTTGGTCTAACAGGTACTCCTATCAACAAGCGAGATCGAAATACATTTGCTGCATTTGGAGCCGTTGAGGACGAAGAAGGCTATATGAGCAAGTACGGTTTTGAAGACTCCATTAAGGATGGGGCAACCAATAGTTTAAAATTCGAATCTCGCTTAGTTCAGCTACACATTGATAAAGAAGCCATGAAGGAAGAATTCGATCAATTAACCGATACACTGGATGAACTTGAACGAAAAGAATTAATAAAAAGAAGTGGTAAATTCTCTTCCCTTATACAAACACCAGAAAGAATCAAAGCAATCTGCAAAGACATTGCAGAGCATTTTGAAACTGTGGTTGAACCCCAAGGATTCAAGGCCATGATTGTATGCAATGATCGTGAGAGTTGTCTAAGATATAAGGAACAATTAGACCAATTTCTTGATGCAGAGAAATCAACAATTGTTATGACTGTCAAGCCTGGAGAACCAGATGAATATCAAAAATACAATAGAAGTACTGAAGAAGAAAAGAAATTACTTGATGAACACTTTAAGAAACCTAATGACCCGTTAAAGATATTAATTGTAACGGCCAAATTACTTACCGGTTTTGACGCGCCTATTCTCCAAACTATGTACTTGGATAAAGCGATGAAAGAACATACGTTGTTACAAGCAATTTGCCGAACAAATCGTTTATACCCGAAGAAAGAATTCGGATTAATTGTCGATTACATTGGTGTATTTGACGATGTTGGAAAATCTTTAAACTTTGATCTTTCATCTATGAAAAAGGTAGTCTCTAATATCGAACAATATAAAGCTGAAATTCCACGTTCCTTGTTAAGATGCTTAAATTTCTTTTCTAAAGCCGATCGAACAAAAGAAGGTTTTGAAGGAATAATTGAAGCTCAGGAGTGTTTACCTAGTAATGAATTGCGAGATGCTTTTGGTGCTGAATTTTCATATTTGGCTAAACTTTGGGAGTCTGTATCTCCAGATGAAGCTTTAAATGATTTTATACAAGATTTTCGTTGGCTTTCTTACGTATACGAATCAATTCAACCATCAAATGGTCAAGGTGCACTGATTTGGCATACGCTTGGACCTAAAACTTTAGATATCATTAATCGCAACGTTCATGTAAAAGAAATAGAGAAAGACCTAGAAGAATTAGTTTTAGATGCAGAAATTTTGGAAAATGTTGAAACAAAAACTAAAGATATTAAAGAGATAGAATACAAAGTGGCAAAAAGAATACGAGATAATATGAACCATTCAAAAAGATTTAAGGAGCTTGGAGAAAAACTAGAGGAAATCCGACAAAGATATGAGTCTCGCATAACTGATAGTATTCGGTTTTTAAAGGAATTACTTGAAATTGCTAAACAAGTTCTTGAGGAAGAAAAGAAACTTATTACCACCGAAAGAGTGCGAACCGGTAAAAGTGCCCTCACAGATTTGTTTGAAGACGTAAAAAGTAAAAACACACAGATTATAGTCGAACGCGTCGTGGAAGACATTGATAAGGTGGTTACGATAGTTCGTTTTGACGGATGGCAAACTACAATTGCAGGTGAACGAGCGGTCAAAAAAGCATTGCGAAAGGCGTTGTCGAAGTATCAATTGCATAAAGACATTGAACTTTATGAAAAAGCCTATGAATATATTAGACAGTATTATTGA
- a CDS encoding restriction endonuclease subunit S: protein MSTEWIEVSLKDICENKSVACKNFEEENIERYVGLEHLEPESLVISSWGLVKDGTTFTKLFYPGQVLFGKRRSYQKKAAVADFKGVCSGDILVLEAKEDIILRELLPYIIQNERLFDYAVGTSSGSLSPRTSWRLLSSYKLKIPLNRESQKEILEKFTKIEEAIKLKGNLKFTTQKYKESLLNHLLTYGINNIKTTPKKNEDIPVNWSLKKLGDIATLRTEKFNPLSADTEKYIALEHIEPISGKILGYEDSKESTSLKAKFKEGDVLFGKLRPYLRKYWYAEFDGVCATEILPLIAKSGTDKKFLFYTLQQEKVIGFAIQNSFGTKMPRTSWADLKNIKLAIPPKEEQQEIANILSNLDKQVFAYEKEIELSISIKKALQEQLLTSREGVKL, encoded by the coding sequence ATGTCGACTGAATGGATTGAAGTAAGTTTAAAGGATATTTGTGAGAATAAATCTGTGGCTTGTAAAAATTTTGAAGAAGAAAACATAGAAAGATACGTGGGTTTAGAGCATCTCGAACCGGAGAGCCTTGTTATTTCATCTTGGGGTCTTGTTAAAGACGGTACTACTTTCACGAAATTATTCTATCCAGGCCAAGTTCTTTTCGGGAAGCGCCGTTCTTATCAAAAAAAAGCAGCTGTAGCCGATTTTAAAGGAGTCTGTTCAGGAGACATTCTTGTTTTAGAGGCAAAAGAAGACATTATTCTTCGAGAGTTACTACCATATATAATACAAAATGAGCGTTTATTTGATTATGCTGTTGGTACATCTTCAGGTTCATTGTCACCTCGAACTAGCTGGAGACTTCTAAGTTCATATAAATTAAAAATCCCTTTAAATAGAGAAAGTCAAAAAGAGATTTTAGAAAAATTCACTAAGATAGAAGAGGCAATTAAACTAAAAGGAAACCTGAAGTTTACTACACAAAAATACAAAGAATCTTTATTAAATCACCTTTTAACTTATGGTATAAATAATATTAAAACTACACCAAAGAAAAATGAGGATATTCCTGTTAATTGGTCTTTAAAAAAACTAGGAGATATCGCAACCTTAAGAACAGAAAAGTTTAATCCTCTTTCTGCTGATACAGAGAAGTATATTGCTTTAGAACATATAGAGCCGATTTCCGGAAAGATTTTAGGCTATGAGGATTCTAAGGAATCAACAAGTCTAAAAGCAAAATTTAAAGAAGGCGATGTTCTTTTCGGTAAGCTTCGACCATATTTAAGAAAGTATTGGTATGCTGAGTTTGATGGAGTTTGCGCCACTGAAATTTTACCTTTAATAGCTAAAAGTGGAACCGATAAAAAGTTTCTATTTTATACTTTACAACAAGAAAAAGTTATTGGCTTTGCTATTCAAAATTCATTCGGCACAAAAATGCCTCGTACTTCTTGGGCAGATTTAAAAAATATTAAATTAGCAATTCCTCCAAAAGAAGAACAACAAGAAATAGCAAATATATTATCAAATTTAGATAAACAAGTTTTTGCTTATGAGAAGGAAATAGAATTGAGTATTTCAATTAAAAAAGCTCTACAAGAACAACTCTTAACATCTCGGGAGGGAGTTAAATTATAA
- a CDS encoding type I restriction-modification system subunit M: protein MARISLNELEKYLWDSANFLRGHIDAGDYKQYIFPLLFLKRLSDVWDEEFAESIKEYGEDYKDEHRFVIPHGSHWENIRETTTNVGEKILKAMHSIENANKDSLYGIFGDAQWTNKDRLPDKMLIDLLEHFSKKTLSTSNVPDDELGTAYEYLIKKFADDSGHTAQEFYSNRTLVNLMARILDAKPGDSVYDPTCGTGGMLLTTATHLKDLGKEYRNLKLYGQEINLITSSIARMNMFMHGIVDFKIARGNTLEQPAFIENDKLEQYDIVLANPPYSIKRWNRDLWSNDPYGRAIWGTPPQGCADYAFIQHIVASMNVTGKAAILLPHGVLFRDSESELRRQMIESDIVECVLGLGANLFYNSPMEACVLFLNKNKKAERQNKILFINAVNEVKKEKTMSYLEMNHIEKIENAYTSDNDIEYFSKWVSVEEIKQKGWTLSLPFYVRPQNNISLSTGENLSELTTSLKRNLKKSREQFGDFRKQLKEYGIHVD, encoded by the coding sequence TTGGCACGTATTAGTTTAAATGAATTAGAAAAGTATCTTTGGGATTCGGCAAACTTTTTAAGAGGACATATAGATGCTGGCGATTATAAACAATATATTTTTCCACTCTTATTTTTAAAACGTCTTTCTGATGTGTGGGATGAAGAATTTGCTGAAAGTATCAAAGAATACGGCGAAGATTATAAGGATGAACATAGATTTGTAATTCCACATGGTTCTCATTGGGAAAACATTAGAGAAACTACAACCAATGTTGGAGAAAAGATTCTAAAGGCTATGCATTCAATAGAGAATGCAAACAAAGATTCTCTATACGGTATATTCGGTGATGCTCAATGGACAAATAAAGATAGATTGCCTGATAAGATGCTTATAGATTTACTAGAACACTTTTCCAAGAAAACCTTATCAACATCCAATGTCCCTGATGATGAACTTGGAACAGCCTATGAATATTTAATAAAAAAATTTGCAGATGATAGCGGACATACAGCACAAGAATTTTATTCAAATCGTACTCTTGTAAACTTAATGGCTAGGATTTTAGATGCGAAACCTGGAGACTCAGTTTATGATCCTACTTGTGGAACAGGTGGAATGCTTTTAACAACAGCGACGCATCTAAAAGATTTAGGTAAAGAGTATCGTAATTTGAAACTTTATGGTCAAGAAATTAACCTAATAACTTCTTCGATCGCGCGAATGAATATGTTTATGCATGGAATTGTTGATTTTAAGATAGCAAGAGGGAATACTTTAGAGCAGCCGGCTTTTATTGAGAATGATAAATTGGAGCAATATGATATTGTTCTCGCAAATCCTCCATACTCCATTAAACGTTGGAATAGAGATTTATGGTCTAACGATCCTTACGGTAGAGCTATTTGGGGTACTCCCCCTCAGGGGTGTGCAGACTATGCGTTTATTCAACACATAGTTGCAAGTATGAATGTCACTGGAAAAGCTGCTATCCTCCTTCCGCATGGCGTTCTTTTTCGCGATAGCGAGTCAGAATTAAGGCGTCAAATGATAGAAAGCGACATTGTAGAGTGTGTTTTAGGATTAGGAGCTAATTTATTCTATAACTCTCCTATGGAAGCTTGTGTGTTATTTTTAAACAAGAATAAAAAAGCTGAAAGACAAAATAAAATTTTATTTATAAATGCTGTTAATGAAGTGAAGAAAGAAAAAACAATGAGTTATTTAGAAATGAACCACATTGAAAAAATTGAAAATGCTTATACAAGTGATAATGACATAGAATATTTCTCTAAATGGGTATCAGTAGAAGAAATTAAACAAAAAGGATGGACATTAAGCTTACCCTTCTATGTTCGTCCTCAAAACAATATATCCCTTTCTACTGGCGAGAATTTATCAGAATTAACCACCTCTTTAAAAAGAAATTTAAAAAAATCAAGAGAACAATTTGGAGACTTTAGAAAACAGCTTAAGGAGTATGGTATTCATGTCGACTGA